The following are encoded together in the Brassica napus cultivar Da-Ae chromosome A9, Da-Ae, whole genome shotgun sequence genome:
- the LOC106412240 gene encoding dof zinc finger protein DOF3.6-like translates to MVFSSLPVNQFDSHNWQQQGNTQQLDRVTSDQNPLQHFSSPPAAQAGSSQARVNSMVERARIAKIPLPEAALKCPRCESTNTKFCYFNNYNLTQPRHFCKTCRRYWTRGGALRNVPVGGGFRRNKRNKPNGGGRSKATVAVSADNNNTTSLLSCHPSYSNPSKFLSYGQMPGFNSNLPILPPFQSLGDYISSNIGLDWSSSGGIVDPWRIPSLQQAQQFPFLINAKGLEQPSTVMYPSLEGNEGVSYANPQKEGSDYSSQLRSKPLMDMASSGDQTAQARNVKAEENDQGGNGLNNFSRNFLGNINIKPVEENDGYTSWGGSSNISSSWTGFSSNNSTGHLSF, encoded by the exons ATGGTTTTCTCCTCTCTTCCAGTGAATCAGTTCGATTCACACAACTGGCAGCag CAAGGAAACACACAACAGCTAGACCGTGTCACATCTGACCAGAACCCTTTACAACATTTCTCATCACCACCGGCTGCTCAGGCTGGCTCGAGCCAAGCCAGGGTGAATTCAATGGTAGAACGTGCTCGGATCGCGAAAATCCCATTGCCTGAAGCAGCTCTAAAGTGCCCTAGGTGTGAATCCACCAATACTAAGTTCTGTTACTTCAATAACTACAACCTTACTCAGCCTCGCCATTTTTGCAAGACATGTCGCCGTTATTGGACACGTGGCGGTGCACTGAGGAATGTTCCTGTCGGAGGAGGCTTTAGGAGGAACAAGAGAAACAAACCCAACGGCGGTGGGAGATCGAAAGCTACGGTCGCGGTTTCGGCTGATAACAATAATACTACTTCATTGCTTTCTTGTCACCCAAGTTACTCAAACCCTAGCAAGTTTCTTAGCTACGGCCAAATGCCAGGGTTTAATTCCAACTTGCCCATATTGCCTCCTTTCCAAAGCCTTGGAGATTACATTTCAAGTAACATTGGATTGGATTGGAGTTCTAGTGGTGGAATTGTGGATCCATGGAGAATACCTTCATTGCAACAAGCTCAGCAATTCCCTTTCTTGATCAACGCGAAAGGGTTGGAGCAACCTTCAACTGTGATGTATCCATCACTAGAAGGCAATGAAGGTGTTAGCTATGCTAATCCTCAAAAAGAGGGTAGTGATTATTCCAGTCAGCTAAGGTCTAAACCCTTGATGGATATGGCTTCAAGTGGAGATCAGACCGCACAAGCTAGAAATGTGAAGGCCGAAGAGAATGATCAGGGTGGGAACGGACTGAATAACTTCTCTAGAAACTTTTTGGGGAATATTAACATAAAACCAGTGGAGGAGAATGATGGATACACATCTTGGGGAGGTAGTAGCAACATTAGTAGTTCATGGACTGGTTTCAGCTCCAACAACTCAACCGGCCATCTCTCATTCTAA
- the LOC106414268 gene encoding ubiquitin-conjugating enzyme E2 14 has protein sequence MEKNQASLLLQQQLKHLCKNPVDGFSAGLVDESNVFQWSVSIMGPPDTLYEGGFFNAIMTFPEEYPNLPPTVRFTSEMWHPNVYSDGKVCISILHPPGDDPNGYELASERWNPVHTVETIMLSIISMLSSPNDESPANVEAAKEWRENRAGFRKKVSRCVRKSQEML, from the exons atggAGAAGAATCAAGCAAGCCTTCTTCTCCAGCAACAGCTCAAac ATCTGTGCAAGAACCCGGTTGATGGTTTCTCCGCTGGTCTCGTCGACGAGAGTAACGTCTTTCAGTGGAGCGTCTCGATCATGGGTCCTCCCGATACTTTGTA TGAAGGGGGATTCTTTAATGCAATTATGACATTTCCAGAGGAATATCCTAACCTCCCACCAACTGTGAGGTTCACCTCGGAGATGTGGCATCCTAATG TTTACTCTGATGGGAAAGTTTGCATATCGATTCTTCATCCTCCTGGCGATGATCCTAATGGATACGAGCTTGCCTCTGAACGTTGGAACCCTGTCCATACG GTAGAAACCATTATGTTGAGTATCATATCCATGCTCTCGAGTCCAAACGATGAGTCACCAGCGAACGTGGAAGCTGCAAAAGAGTGGAGAGAGAACAGAGCAGGGTTTAGGAAGAAAGTGAGTCGCTGTGTTAGAAAATCGCAAGAGATGCTATGA
- the LOC106414266 gene encoding CASP-like protein 4C1, which translates to MRSPHDFRNGESPTYRDRTHFHSTVAAQKLRRFNSLILLLRLASFSFSLASAVFMLTNSRGSGSPHWYDFDAFRFAFVANAIVAIYSVFEMGVCVWEFSRETTLWPEAFQVWFDFGHDQVFSYLLLSAGSAAAALARTMRGGDTCTANKAFCLQSDVAIGLGFAAFLFLAFSSCLSGFRVACFLITGSRFHL; encoded by the exons ATGCGCTCGCCGCATGACTTCCGCAACGGCGAATCTCCGACATACCGAGACCGTACTCACTTCCACTCCACCGTCGCAGCTCAGAAGCTCCGTCGCTTCAATTCCCTGATCCTTCTCCTCCGCTTAgcctctttctccttctcccTCGCCTCCGCCGTCTTCATGCTCACCAATTCCCGCGGCTCCGGTTCGCCTCACTGGTACGATTTCGACGCTTTCAG ATTCGCGTTCGTGGCAAACGCGATCGTGGCGATATATTCCGTGTTCGAAATGGGAGTTTGCGTTTGGGAATTTTCAAGAGAAACAACGTTATGGCCTGAAGCGTTTCAGGTGTGGTTCGACTTTGGTCACGACCAg GTGTTCTCTTACCTGTTGCTATCGGCAGGATCGGCTGCAGCAGCATTAGCTAGAACGATGAGGGGAGGTGACACGTGTACGGCCAACAAAGCCTTCTGTTTGCAGTCAGATGTAGCCATTGGCTTAGGCTTTGCTGCTTTTCTGTTCCTCGCCTTCTCTTCTTGCTTATCTGGTTTTCGAGTTGCTTGTTTTCTCATTACAGGCTCTCGTTTTCACCTTTAG
- the LOC106414261 gene encoding methionine--tRNA ligase, chloroplastic/mitochondrial-like: MAARLNTSLQNTLSLLNPFNTLLTKKPFSSRNSFRFSKKLPSSPRRALYCTSSLESHDNAETFVLTTPLYYVNAPPHMGSAYTTIAADSIARFQRLLGKKVIFITGTDEHGEKIATSAAANGRNPSEHCDLISQSYRTLWKELDIAYDKFVRTTDPKHEAIVKEFYDRVFANGDIYRADYEGLYCVNCEEYKDEKELLENNCCPVHQMPCVARKEDNYFFALSKYQKPLEEVLSQNPRFVQPAYRLNEVQTWIKSGLRDFSISRALVDWGIPVPNDDKQTIYVWFDALLGYISALTEDNEQQNLDTAVSLGWPASLHLIGKDILRFHAVYWPAMLMSAGLNLPKMVFGHGFLTKDGMKMGKSLGNTLEPFELVQKFGPDAVRYFFIREVEFGNDGDYSEDRFIKIVNAHLANTIGNLLNRTLGLLKKNCESTLVVDSTVAAEGVPLKDTVEKLVEKARTNYESLSLSTACEAVLEIGNAGNAYMDQRAPWMLFKQGGVSAEAAAKDLVIILEVMRIIAVALSPIAPCLSLKIYSQLGFSVDQFNSITWDDTKWGELKGGQVMAQASPVFVRIELDAAEKDEEEKKKPKDSKKKGKAKVKVEQQPQTVTEA, translated from the exons ATGGCGGCCAGGTTAAACACTTCGCTTCAAAACACCCTCTCTTTGTTAAACCCTTTTAATACTCTCCTCACTAAGAAACCATTCTCTTCGAGAAACAGCTTTAGATTCTCCAAAAAGCTCCCTTCTTCCCCGAGGAGAGCTCTCTACTGTACCTCCTCCCTCGAAAGCCATGATAACGCCGAGACTTTCGTCCTCACCACTCCTCTTTATTACGTAAATGCCCCTCCCCACATGGGCAGTGCCTACACCACCATCGCCGCCGATTCAATCGCCCGTTTCCAG AGGCTGCTGGGCAAGAAGGTTATCTTTATCACGGGAACAGATGAGCATGGTGAGAAGATAGCTACCTCAGCAGCTGCTAACGGACGCAATCCTTCCGAGCATTGTGATCTCATTTCTCAATCTTATCGAACTCTTTGGAAAGAACTCGATATAGCTTATGATAAGTTCGTCAGAACCACTGATCCTAAGCATGAAGCTATCGTGAAAGAGTTCTATGATCGAGTTTTCGCCAACGGGGATATATACAGAGCTGATTATGAAGGTCTTTACTGTGTTAACTGTGAGGAATATAAG GATGAGAAAGAGCTGCTTGAAAACAATTGTTGCCCTGTTCATCAAATGCCATGTGTTGCGAGGAAAGAAGATAACTACTTCTTTGCTCTATCGAAATATCAGAAACCTCTTGAGGAAGTTTTGTCTCAGAATCCTCGTTTCGTGCAGCCTGCGTACCGTTTAAATGAG GTGCAAACTTGGATAAAGAGTGGCTTAAGGGATTTTTCCATATCTCGAGCATTAGTAGATTGGGGGATTCCTGTTCCTAATGACGATAAGCAAACCATATATGTTTGGTTTGACGCTCTACTAGG TTACATATCAGCTCTAACAGAGGACAATGAGCAACAAAATCTAGACACTGCCGTTTCATTAGGCTGGCCTGCTTCATTGCATTTGATCGGGAAG GATATTCTAAGATTTCACGCTGTCTATTGGCCTGCTATGTTAATGTCTGCTGGTCTGAACCTTCCAAAGATGGTGTTTGGCCATGGATTTCTCACAAAG GACGGAATGAAGATGGGGAAATCATTGGGGAATACTCTAGAACCTTTTGAGCTGGTTCAGAAGTTTGGACCAGATGCTGTTAGGTACTTCTTCATCAGGGAGGTTGAATTTGGAAACGATGGAGACTACTCAGAAgaccgttttataaaaattgtCAATGCACATCTCGCCAACACAATAG GAAACCTCCTTAACCGTACTCTTGGCCTTCTCAAGAAGAACTGCGAGTCCACTTTAGTAGTAGATTCCACCGTTGCAGCCGAAGGAGTTCCTTTGAAAGACACAGTGGAGAAGCTG GTTGAAAAGGCACGGACAAACTATGAGAGCCTGTCATTATCAACGGCGTGTGAGGCTGTATTAGAGATTGGGAATGCAGGAAACGCCTACATGGATCAAAGAGCACCTTGGATGCTTTTCAAACAAGGTGGTGTCTCAGCAGAAGCTGCAGCCAAg GATCTGGTGATTATACTGGAAGTAATGAGAATCATAGCGGTTGCGTTATCCCCCATTGCTCCTTGCTTAAGCTTGAAGATATATTCACAGCTTGGATTCTCAGTTGATCAGTTCAATAGCATAACATGG gaTGACACCAAGTGGGGAGAGCTAAAAGGAGGTCAAGTAATGGCGCAAGCAAGTCCTGTTTTTGTAAGGATCGAGCTGGATGCAgcagagaaagatgaagaggagaagaagaagccaaaggATAGTAAGAAAAAGGGTAAAGCTAAGGTCAAAGTAGAGCAACAACCTCAGACTGTAACAGAAGCATGA
- the BNAA09G34990D gene encoding uncharacterized protein BNAA09G34990D: MGEKEKKSKKKKNKDSKSSPDISFKPSSDVKGLKFGGQIIVKSFTIRRARTLELLKLLSLPSPSSPPLLSTAAYIPTNFTILAHQAWHTLTLGLGTRKSKVVVFVFESEAMKTAVAAAVGGLWPSEIPLGEVNKKMIRKLKNWEMARFKFRKGCLTFYVYAVRNAGNEGFAAAEDLKVILQAVVALKDFMDHTAMLVMPHQKAINYSSCPPFAMAH, from the coding sequence ATGggagaaaaagagaagaaaagcaagaagaagaaaaataaagataGCAAATCCTCGCCGGACATCTCCTTCAAACCTTCCTCCGACGTCAAAGGCCTCAAGTTCGGCGGCCAGATAATCGTCAAATCATTCACAATCCGGCGAGCAAGAACACTCGAGCTCCTAAAACTCCTCTCCCTCCCTTCTCCCTCATCACCTCCGCTTCTCTCCACGGCGGCGTATATTCCGACAAACTTCACGATCTTAGCTCACCAAGCGTGGCACACACTAACCCTCGGACTAGGAACAAGAAAGTCCAAAGTAGTGGTCTTCGTGTTCGAATCTGAGGCGATGAAGACGGCGGTCGCGGCGGCGGTGGGAGGATTATGGCCGTCGGAGATTCCGCTCGGTGAAGTGAACAAGAAGATGATCAGAAAGTTAAAGAACTGGGAGATGGCGAGGTTCAAGTTCAGGAAAGGATGCTTAACGTTTTACGTCTACGCAGTGAGAAACGCCGGAAACGAAGGTTTTGCGGCGGCGGAGGACTTAAAGGTAATTTTACAGGCGGTGGTGGCTTTGAAAGACTTCATGGATCACACGGCGATGCTAGTAATGCCCCACCAGAAAGCTATTAATTACAGTTCTTGCCCTCCTTTTGCCATGGCTCACTAG
- the LOC106414263 gene encoding glucan endo-1,3-beta-glucosidase codes for MAKAPPSISLLLLLSAAVFLTLPAAISSIGVNYGTLGNLPPPTQVANFLKTQTSIDSVKIFNVNPDIIRAFAGTGISVVVTVPNGDIPALANGVQARRWVSANILPFHPQTKIKYISVGNEILLSGDDNMIKNLLPAMKNLNAALVRAGVKDVKVTTAHSLNIIAYELNGAPSSGRFRPGWDKGVLAPILAYHRQTKSPFMVNPYPYFGFDPKNVNFAIFRSPYKAVRDPLTGKVYTNMYDTLMDSTYSAMKALGYGDVDIVVGETGWPSACDAPWCSLENAAWFNLNIIKRAQGQGTPLMPNKRFETYIFGLFNEEGKPGPTAERNWGLFRSDFSPVYDVGLLRKEQGGGGGVRPAPALPAPTAGSTWCVAKSEATDAQLQGNIDWVCSQGGVDCKPIQTGGTCFDPSSVRSQASFVMNAYFQRNGRTDGSCNFSGTGVIVGNNPSNGACKY; via the exons ATGGCGAAAGCGCCACCGTCAatctctctcctcctccttctctccGCCGCCGTATTCCTCACCCTCCCCGCCGCTATCTCCTCCATCGGCGTCAACTACGGCACTCTCGGAAACCTCCCACCACCGACTCAGGTGGCGAACTTCCTCAAGACTCAGACTTCGATAGATAGCGTCAAGATCTTCAACGTAAACCCTGATATCATCCGTGCCTTCGCCGGTACCGGAATCTCCGTCGTCGTCACCGTCCCTAACGGTGATATTCCGGCGTTAGCTAACGGAGTACAAGCTCGTCGGTGGGTTTCTGCTAATATTTTGCCGTTTCATCCGCAGACAAAGATCAAGTATATCTCCGTCGGAAATGAGATTCTGCTCTCCGGGGATGATAACATGATCAAGAATCTTTTACCGGCGATGAAGAATCTTAACGCTGCTTTGGTCCGTGCTGGTGTCAAAGATGTTAAG GTTACAACCGCACACTCACTTAACATCATAGCCTATGAACTGAACGGTGCACCAAGCAGCGGTCGATTCAGGCCTGGCTGGGATAAAGGCGTATTGGCTCCAATCCTAGCTTATCATCGTCAGACCAAGTCTCCGTTCATGGTTAACCCTTACCCTTATTTCGGTTTCGACCCCAAAAACGTCAACTTTGCCATTTTCCGCTCACCGTACAAGGCGGTCCGTGACCCGTTAACCGGCAAAGTGTACACAAACATGTACGATACTCTCATGGACTCGACTTACTCAGCCATGAAAGCTCTTGGCTACGGTGATGTTGACATCGTCGTTGGTGAGACGGGCTGGCCTTCTGCCTGCGATGCACCGTGGTGCTCTCTTGAAAACGCGGCTTGGTTCAACCTCAATATCATTAAACGTGCACAAGGCCAAGGAACACCTCTCATGCCTAACAAACGGTTCGAGACTTACATTTTCGGTTTGTTTAACGAAGAAGGCAAGCCCGGTCCAACTGCAGAGAGGAACTGGGGGCTGTTCCGGTCAGATTTCTCTCCGGTTTATGATGTTGGGCTCCTCAGAAAAGAAcaaggtggtggtggtggcgtcCGTCCAGCACCAGCATTGCCTGCGCCTACTGCTGGTAGTACATGGTGTGTGGCTAAGTCGGAAGCCACTGATGCGCAGTTGCAAGGGAATATTGACTGGGTTTGTAGTCAAGGAGGCGTTGATTGTAAACCGATCCAAACCGGTGGTACTTGCTTTGACCCTAGCAGTGTGAGGTCGCAAGCGTCTTTCGTGATGAACGCTTATTTCCAGAGAAACGGTCGCACTGACGGGTCATGTAATTTCAGTGGAACCGGAGTCATCGTAGGGAACAACCCAAGCAATGGTGCGTGTAAGTACTAA